GAGGCTCGGGCTTTTGAAATTCTCTCCTTTTCCTTTCTTATGGAGAACTTAAGACCAATAAAAGAGGCTAACGCCTTCACTATAGCGTATCCTAAAAAGGCGAAAGCCGCTCCGATATACGAGAAACTGGGAACGAGGAGAAATAACAATACGATATACGAGGTTGTCGAAGCTGCTCCTATGAGTGTTCGAAGCCCCGGTCTCCCAAAAGCGAGTAGCGCCGGGTTTACCCAGAAGGTTAGATGCGTTAATAGGACGGCCAAAGTAACGATTCTGAGTGGATTTGAAGCAGGAAGATATTCTTTTCCAAATATGAGAGTTATAATCGGGTCCGAAAATATCAGGATTACTATGGCCACTGGAATTGTGAATCGCATAAGGTTTTTCGTTGAATATTTGAGAAGTTTTTTGAAATCCTTCAACGCATTTAAGCTCGAAATCCTTACAAGCTCTGGATATATAGCCTCATAAAGAGGGCCCATAATACGGGTCATTAACTTTACAAAAGACTTTGCAATCTTGTAATAGGCTGCTCCTTCTTTTCCCGAATAATACCCCAAGACCAAAATACCCAGAAAATTGTCGTTTGCCATCTTAAGCGTCGCCGCAAGACTGGTGTTTCCCAAAAACCAGGCAATCCCTTTCCATTGGTCTCTGACCAGGCTTAAATCCGACCTCCACCATCCGGTGAGCTGGTTCTCTCCCAGGGTTTTTGAGACGACCCAAATCCC
This region of Thermodesulfobacteriota bacterium genomic DNA includes:
- a CDS encoding oligosaccharide flippase family protein, producing MDQAAHKGEKTIRNRLFRNASWLFGGKTIAGAFSALQTVIIARMLGVDDYGLLALVTAYVEILNNFFDFKVWETATKYIGTFWAKGEKGKTLSMIKLSYIIDISSGILAFIIAILTAKMASSYVIHSPQAYTLIWAYSLSLLIKTANSTSDAILRVFDKFKRIAFVSSFISLFNLVLVSLLLYLGMGINGVLFSYVVASFLDFSIGIWVVSKTLGENQLTGWWRSDLSLVRDQWKGIAWFLGNTSLAATLKMANDNFLGILVLGYYSGKEGAAYYKIAKSFVKLMTRIMGPLYEAIYPELVRISSLNALKDFKKLLKYSTKNLMRFTIPVAIVILIFSDPIITLIFGKEYLPASNPLRIVTLAVLLTHLTFWVNPALLAFGRPGLRTLIGAASTTSYIVLLFLLVPSFSYIGAAFAFLGYAIVKALASFIGLKFSIRKEKERISKARASMPPV